The Halodesulfovibrio sp. MK-HDV DNA segment TGTGCATAAAGAACCGCCATATGTGCATCCAACAACGCATCAACTTCGTTGTTTAACAGCGCGGCAATTGAATCTACCAAAGCCGGAGTTGAAACGACTTCGATACCCGGAAATCTTCTTGGAAGCAGGTCTGCTGTTAGATATCCTTTGACTATGGCAACCCGTTTTCCACGCAGATCACTCATCTTCTTTATGGAGTAGTCATCCTGCCGGACAAACAAAAAGTCCCGCACGCTCATAAACTGCGTTGAAAAATCGCCAAAAGTCTCACGTGAAGGATGATAGTAGACATTTGGAAGTAGATCGAGCTCGCCCTGTTTAAACCTTTCCATCAATTCAGAAAATGTTCCGAGGACGTATTCAAAGCGCACGGGAGCCCGCTCGGACATTTTAGCCATGAGATCAACAACAATCCCTCTAGGTCCTTCACCGGGAACAACGTAATTAAAAGGCGGCCACTGTTCAATTCCGACACGAACTACTGGATTAACTTCCAACCATTGGCTTTCTACCTCAGTAAGCCACACACTTCTGTCTTTACTAGTTCCGAGTGAAGGGTCCTGATAAAAAAGTTCCAGCCTGCCTATCGTGCTATCTTCATAAATGATGGATGATGTATATTTTGGGAACTGCTCAGCAATGAGAGGTATTTTTTCATTAAAAACATGCTCACGACGGGATCTATAGTAGGTAAAAAACGGCTCACCGGTGATGGTATCCACCACTCGCAACGCTTTTATGTATGGTGTCCTTTTAATGATAACAGAAAGTGTTCCCTCAAGCTGTCTCACATCAAGGTTGTACAAAAAGACTGCACTTAAATGAGATAGCTCACTCGCAAGCTCAGAACCGCTCTGCGTAGATCTGGCAAATGCGTCATCAATCTGCGCCTCTGCCACAGGTACAAACGCAACAAATATGAGTAACGCAACAACACAATTCAAAGCATACTCAAGATATTTTTTCACCGCTCTCTCCACCCTCAGGTTCCGCCCCGCACGCTCATCATTGTGATAATTCTGAGCATTCCGAAACCAATCAAGACATCATGCAACAAATTTTATCTCAAAACAAAAAACACAAAGCATTTATGAATCTAAGAAATTTCATACCGGAAACACCATGTGCCTTACCGAGTGCCGTGTACAAATCTACTTGTAACGGTCAAGAATGATCGCGAGTCGCCCGTTGTGCTTCATCCTAAGTAGCGCGGCATCAATCCGCGAAACCAACCATTCATGTTGCCTATTTAACCGCAGCCGCATTGCGTGGGTCGAAATAGGGTCAGATGCAACCACGTTGTATGTATTCCCGTGCAGTAAATAACGAAAAATATCTTGAGGCATAACGGTATAGTCACATCGCCTCTTATCTATCATTTTGAGGAGCTGCTCTTCCGATAAAAAATCTACCCGACTTTTTTCGCTAGACCCCTTTGGCTTACTGAAGCCTATAATTCCACAGAACTTATCACCTATAGGTATATTCAGTTCTGAATCAAAACTGCCTTGCTTTGAACTTGTCACATAGACTTCTTTCGATTTCATAAAGGGAATTGAATAAACAGAGTTCTTAATTTCTGCTTTCTTTTTGCGCCATTGCTTAGCAATTCCCATTTCAATATCAATTTTGCCTACGTTCATGTACAAACGAATGCGCGCTTTCGGCAGTGCTTTGTATGAAAAATGAAAATCAGTCTCTTTTGAAATTTCATCAAGGACATCAATAAAGAGACCCCTGTACCCGCCAGTTTCGTCTCTCCAAAAATACGGCGGTCTATCTGCATTCATTAATCCAACAACAAAGGACTCTGCATTTGCATTGACAGCACAAGTACAGCCATACAGCACCATGACAAGACACAGTAAAAAACGTTTCATTGCGCCCCAACCCCCGTCATATTAGTAATGATAATTATACTAAACATGGAAACACAAGGAGATAACAGCTCCTTATGCAGTCGCTGAATAGCAACAAACATGCATTATATGTTACATACGACCCTGTAATCACAAAAAATAGAACATATCGTATCTACCTTTAACAAAAGAGAAAAATACAACACCAACCTTCAATCTTTCAATCATATTCACGATATTGAATGAAGGCTATAGTGACTTTCCTATCTGCACAGCTACTCTATTTTTTCATTTTTTTTGTTACATTACAGAATGTTGTACCTAACTTTACTGGATTATCAAAGCTTTAATCCTTCGCAACTGTATAAAACATTTCCACTACTCCACTATATACAATTCATTATACAGTGTTCATGCTTTGCATTTAGTCACAATTGACTTTTTATACACACAAGTGTTGTTTCAAATGTACTAGGCAGGTCAGTATGTTTGGTTTATAGTGAGGCATGATTCCACTTCACGACTCTATACCACGTGTCCATAAACCATATATGCTGTATGCAATCATTGCAGTATGTTCTGTAATCTTTTTATTTGAAAA contains these protein-coding regions:
- a CDS encoding ABC transporter substrate-binding protein, which gives rise to MKRFLLCLVMVLYGCTCAVNANAESFVVGLMNADRPPYFWRDETGGYRGLFIDVLDEISKETDFHFSYKALPKARIRLYMNVGKIDIEMGIAKQWRKKKAEIKNSVYSIPFMKSKEVYVTSSKQGSFDSELNIPIGDKFCGIIGFSKPKGSSEKSRVDFLSEEQLLKMIDKRRCDYTVMPQDIFRYLLHGNTYNVVASDPISTHAMRLRLNRQHEWLVSRIDAALLRMKHNGRLAIILDRYK